One region of Camelina sativa cultivar DH55 chromosome 6, Cs, whole genome shotgun sequence genomic DNA includes:
- the LOC104790840 gene encoding 40S ribosomal protein S15a-1 — MVRISVLNDALKSMYNAEKRGKRQVMIRPSSKVIIKFLIVMQKHGYIGEFEYVDDHRSGKIVVELNGRLNKCGVISPRFDVGVKEIEGWTARLLPSRQFGYIVLTTSAGIMDHEEARRKNVGGKVLGFFY, encoded by the exons atGGTGAGAATCAGTGTGCTCAATGATGCTCTCAAGAGTATGTACAATGCTGAGAAGAGGGGAAAGAGGCAGGTCATGATCAGGCCTTCTTCTAAAGTGATCATCAAGTTCCTTATCGTCATGCAAAAGCACG GTTACATTGGCGAGTTTGAGTATGTTGATGACCACAGGTCTGGTAAGATTGTTGTTGAGCTTAATGGAAGGTTGAACAAGTGTGGAGTTATCAGTCCTCGTTTTGATGTTGGTGTTAAGGAGATTGAAGGATGGACTGCTCGTCTACTTCCTTCCAGACAG TTTGGTTACATTGTTCTGACGACCTCAGCGGGAATCATGGATCACGAAGAAGCCAGGAGAAAGAATGTTGGTGGCAAAGTTCTTGGCTTCTTTTACTGA
- the LOC104790842 gene encoding zinc finger protein ZAT8-like, which translates to MVATRENLDPTMDKAAANCLMLLSRVGGGGGGEGTALKEKRVFRCKTCKREFSSFQALGGHRASHNKPTNNGDVTSIPGSPKKKTPTKTTTTIHICPICGLDFPMGQALGGHMRKHRNEKEKASNNELVTRSFLPENATLTTTTLKKSSSSGKRVACLDFADLAAVETLVNTNLELGRTMY; encoded by the coding sequence ATGGTTGCGACTAGAGAGAATCTTGATCCGACGATGGATAAAGCGGCGGCGAACTGTCTGATGTTGTTATCGAGAGTtggtggcggcggtggtggtgaagGAACAGCTTTAAAAGAGAAACGAGTTTTCAGATGCAAGACTTGTAAGCGAGAGTTCTCTTCGTTCCAAGCTTTAGGAGGTCACCGTGCGAGCCACAATAAACCCACTAACAACGGTGACGTTACGTCGATTCCTGGATCACCTAAGAAGAAGACGCCGACTAAAACGACGACGACGATTCATATTTGTCCGATTTGTGGTTTGGATTTTCCGATGGGACAAGCACTTGGTGGTCACATGAGGAAGCATAGGAACGAGAAAGAAAAAGCCTCAAACAACGAGTTGGTTACGCGATCTTTCTTGCCGGAGAACGCAACGCTTACGACGACGACTTTGAAGAAATCGAGTAGTAGTGGGAAGAGAGTTGCGTGTTTGGATTTCGCCGACTTAGCTGCGGTGGAGACTTTGGTCAATACGAATTTGGAGTTGGGTAGAACGATGTATTGA
- the LOC104790844 gene encoding histidine--tRNA ligase, chloroplastic/mitochondrial isoform X2, with the protein MRGAIHMIVTTRLSSSLRPILLDFVSICSPPRNFSIPRRLICAAATKANGGGGGRSGSIVAPPLLTQDEDFQKIDVNPPKGTRDFPPEDMRLRNWLFNHFKEVSRLFGYEEVDFPVLETEALFLRKAGEEIRDQLYCFEDRGNRRVALRPELTPSLARLVIQKGKSVSLPLKWFAVGQCWRYERMTRGRRREHYQWNMDIIGVPQVTAEAELISSIVTFFKRIGITASDVGFKVSSRKVLQELLTKYGVTEDMFGRVCIIIDKIEKIPIDEIKKELGFTGISEDAIEQLLQVLSVKSLDDLEDILGGAGEAIADLKQLFSLAEKFGYSEWIQFDASVVRGLAYYTGIVFEGFDRKGKLRAICGGGRYDRLLSTYGVAQGEGFVTRTGTRSREHCMCFGQRSPRSCSHRCNCSQRQRPNG; encoded by the exons ATGCGAGGAGCAATTCATATGATCGTGACGACGCGATTGAGCTCGAGCTTGAGGCCAATTCTTCTTGACTTCGTTTCTATTTGTTCGCCTCCTCGCAACTTCTCTATCCCTAGGCGTTTAATCTGTGCCGCCGCGACCAAGGccaatggaggaggaggaggcaggTCAGGTTCGATTGTGGCTCCTCCGTTGTTGACTCAAGACGAAGACTTTCAGAAGATCGATGTCAACCCACCTAAAGGAACTCGTGATTTCCCTCCTGAAGATATGCGTCTCCGCAATTGGCTCTTCAACCACTTCAAAGAG GTCTCACGGTTATTTGGGTATGAGGAAGTAGATTTTCCAGTACTGGAGACGGAGGCATTGTTCCTCAGAAAAGCAGGGGAAGAGATTAGAGACCAA CTTTACTGCTTTGAAGATAGGGGAAATCGCCGTGTAGCATTGAGGCCTGAGCTTACACCTTCTTTAGCCAGGCTTGTCATACAGAAAGG AAAATCAGTTTCCCTTCCATTGAAGTGGTTTGCTGTTGGGCAGTGTTGGCGATATGAGAGGATGACTAGAGGAAGGCGACGTGAGCATTACCAATGGAATATGGATATTATTGGTGTGCCTCAAGTAACT GCTGAAGCAGAACTAATTTCATCTATAGTCACCTTCTTCAAGCGTATTGGAATCACTGCATCAGATGTGGGTTTTAAGGTTTCAAGCCGCAAG GTTTTACAAGAATTGCTAACAAAATATGGTGTAACAGAAGACATGTTTGGAAGAGTTTGTATCATTATAGACAAG ATAGAAAAGATTCCaattgatgaaataaaaaagGAACTTGGGTTCACGGGAATATCAGAAGATGCTATTGAACAGTTGCTGCAAGTGCTTTCTGTGAAGTCTTTGGATGATTTGGAAG ATATACTTGGTGGAGCAGGAGAAGCCATTGCAGATTTGAAACAACTCTTCTCACTTGCTGAAAAGTTTGGTTATTCAGAATGGATACAGTTTGATGCATCTGTTGTTCGCGGTCTTGCTTATTACACTGGTATCGTCTTTGAG GGATTTGATCGAAAAGGGAAGCTGCGAGCTATATGTGGTGGTGGGAGATATGACAGATTACTCTCTACTTATGGAG TTGCTCAAGGAGAAGGATTTGTTACCAGAACTGGGACAAGAAGTAGAGAACATTGTATGTGCTTTGGACAAAGATCTCCAAGGAGCTGCAGCCACCGTTGCAACTGCTCTCAGAGACAAAGGCCAAACGGTTGA
- the LOC104790838 gene encoding cold-inducible RNA-binding protein-like translates to MAKRISAQLFVSRLSAYTTDQSLRQLFSPFGQIKEARLIRDPETQRPKGFGFITYESEDDARKAMKSLDGKIVDGRLIFVEVAKTQRK, encoded by the exons ATGGCTAAGAGAATCTCAGCTCAACTCTTTGTAAGCA GGTTATCAGCTTACACTACAGATCAATCTCTGAGGCAATTGTTTTCTCCGTTTGGTCAAATCAAAGAAG CTCGGCTTATTAGAGACCCAGAAACGCAGAGACCAAAAGGGTTCGGCTTTATCACCTACGAGTCTGAAGATGATGCTCGAAAGGCAATGAAAAGCTTAGATGGGAAG attGTTGATGGTAGACTAATATTTGTTGAAGTTGCCAAAACGCAGAGGAAGTGA
- the LOC104790837 gene encoding actin-depolymerizing factor 1, whose translation MANAASGMAVHDDCKLRFMELKAKRTHRFIVYKIEEKQKQVVVEKVGEPIQTYDDFAASLPADECRYAIYDFDFVTAENCQKSKIFFIAWCPDIAKVRSKMIYASSKDRFKRELDGIQIELQAADPTEMDLDVFRSRAN comes from the exons ATG GCGAATGCGGCATCTGGAATGGCTGTGCATGACGATTGCAAGCTGAGATTTATGGAACTGAAGGCGAAAAGGACACACCGGTTCATTGTTTACAAGATTGAGGAGAAGCAGAAGCAAGTGGTTGTTGAGAAAGTCGGTGAGCCTATCCAAACCTATGATGACTTTGCAGCCAGCCTCCCAGCTGATGAATGTCGTTACGCCATTTACGATTTCGACTTTGTCACTGCTGAGAACTGTCAGAAGAGCAAGATCTTCTTCATCGCCTG GTGCCCTGACATAGCTAAGGTCAGAAGCAAGATGATCTACGCGAGCTCCAAAGACAGGTTCAAGAGGGAACTAGATGGAATTCAAATAGAGCTTCAGGCAGCTGATCCAACCGAGATGGATCTCGATGTTTTCAGAAGCCGTGCCaactaa
- the LOC104790843 gene encoding zinc finger protein ZAT8-like, whose translation MVARSEEIEKMNDTAARCLMLLPRVGEYGGGEKRVYRCKTCLKEFSTFQALGGHRASHKKLINSEDPSLLGSLSNKKTKAAMTSHPCPICGVNFPMGQALGGHMRRHRNEKASGTSLVTRSFLPEATTVTTLKKCSSGKRVACLDLDLDSMDSLVNWKLELGRTIY comes from the coding sequence ATGGTTGCGAGAAGTGAGGAGATTGAGAAAATGAACGATACGGCGGCTAGATGTCTGATGTTGTTACCGAGAGTTGGAGAATACGGCGGAGGAGAGAAACGCGTTTACAGATGCAAGACTTGTCTCAAAGAGTTCTCGACGTTCCAAGCTTTGGGAGGTCACCGTGCAAGCCACAAGAAACTCATTAACAGTGAAGATCCATCACTTCTAGGATCTTTGTCCAATAAAAAGACTAAAGCGGCGATGACGTCTCATCCTTGTCCGATATGTGGCGTGAATTTTCCAATGGGACAAGCTCTTGGTGGTCACATGAGGAGGCATAGGAACGAGAAAGCCTCAGGCACGTCGTTGGTTACACGATCTTTCTTGCCAGAGGCGACTACGGTGACGACTTTGAAGAAGTGTAGTAGTGGGAAGAGAGTGGCCTGTTTGGATTTGGACTTAGATTCGATGGATAGTTTGGTTAATTGGAAATTGGAGTTGGGTAGAACGATCTAttga
- the LOC104790845 gene encoding protein UPSTREAM OF FLC-like has translation MALMNSRATTTQDNFIMVPSRMNHHKLDSKPKVSVVYYLSRTGQLDHPHFIEVPLSSHNGLYLKDVINRLNDLRGKGMVCLYSWSSKRTYKNGFVWHDLSEDDFIFPVHGQEYVLKGSQILDLDNNNSGKESNFSAVVTHRRNQSWSSIDQYKVYKASADSSSRMLATDASTQTDDHRRRRKHIAKEVDEVNEITELSREEITSPPQSDSSPETLESLMKADGRLGLRQEDRTVEKMRPSAVLMQLISCGAMSFRKCGPTTMLMNGSTRRSTVERGTGSYRLERAEKELRRFGRVKLEEKEYFSGSLIDESNKKELVAALMRSSSCNTDRSSRMGLTKQKDGEEVARANLIPRNPKSVEDGHNKAKTGV, from the exons ATGGCGTTGATGAATTcaagagcaacaacaacacaagacaACTTCATCATGGTTCCAAGCAGAATGAATCACCACAAGTTAGACTCAAAACCCAAAGTCTCCGTCGTTTACTATCTCAGCCGTACTGGCCAACTTGATCACCCACACTTCATCGAAGTACCTCTCTCTTCTCACAACGGTCTCTATCTCAAAG ATGTGATCAATCGATTGAACGATTTACGAGGCAAAGGAATGGTTTGTCTCTACTCTTGGTCCTCAAAACG AACATACAAGAACGGGTTCGTATGGCACGATTTATCAGAAGACGATTTCATTTTCCCCGTTCATGGTCAAGAATATGTACTCAAAGGCTCTCAAATTCTCGACCTTGATAACAACAACTCCGGTAAAGAATCTAACTTCTCCGCCGTCGTCACTCACCGACGTAACCAGTCTTGGAGCTCTATTGATCAGTACAAAGTCTACAAAGCCTCCGCTGATTCGTCAAGTCGTATGCTCGCGACGGATGCTTCCACTCAGACGGACGACCACCGGCGGCGGAGGAAACATATAGCGAAAGAGGTGGATGAAGTGAATGAGATCACTGAGCTGAGCAGAGAAGAGATTACTTCACCTCCACAGTCAGATTCGAGTCCGGAGACCTTAGAATCATTGATGAAAGCAGATGGACGGTTAGGATTGCGTCAAGAAGATCGGACGGTAGAGAAGATGCGGCCGTCGGCTGTTCTGATGCAGCTGATATCGTGCGGTGCGATGTCGTTTAGGAAATGTGGGCCGACGACTATGCTAATGAATGGGAGCACGAGGAGGAGTACGGTGGAACGAGGGACAGGGAGTTATAGGCTCGAGAGGGCAGAGAAGGAATTAAGGAGGTTTGGAAGGGTGAAATTGGAAGAGAAAGAGTATTTTAGTGGTAGCTTGATTGATGAGAGTAATAAGAAGGAACTTGTTGCTGCTTTGATGAGGTCTTCTTCTTGCAATACTGATAG GAGTTCAAGGATGGGGCTGACCAAACAGAAAGATGGGGAAGAAGTGGCTCGGGCTAACTTGATTCCGAGAAACCCGAAGTCTGTGGAAGACGGCCATAACAAAGCCAAAACAGGTGTTTGA
- the LOC104790841 gene encoding LOW QUALITY PROTEIN: ras-related protein RABE1c (The sequence of the model RefSeq protein was modified relative to this genomic sequence to represent the inferred CDS: deleted 2 bases in 1 codon): protein MAAPPARARADYDYLIKLLLIGDSGVGKSCLLLRFSDGSFTTSFITTIGIDFKIRTIELDGKRIKLQIWDTAGQERFRTITTAYYRGAMGILLVYDVTDESSFNNIRNWIRNIEQHASDNVNKILVGNKADMDESKRAVPTAKGQALADEYGIKFFETSAKTNLNVEEVFFSIGRDIKQRLSDTDSRAEPATIKISQTDQAAGAAGNTEVCMLWNLEVESLKK from the exons ATGGCTGCTCCACCTGCTAGAGCCAGAGCTGATTACGATTATCTCATTAAGCTTCTTCTGATTGGAGATAGCG gtGTTGGCAAAAGTTGTCTTCTTCTACGTTTCTCTGATGGATCTTTCACCACTAGCTTCATTACCACCATTGG CATTGACTTTAAGATAAGAACGATTGAGCTTGATGGCAAACGTATCAAGCTTCAGATTTGGGACACTGCTGGTCAAGAACGGTTTCGGACTATCACTACTG CTTATTACCGCGGGGCTATGGGCATTTTGCTGGTGTATGATGTCACAGACGAGTCATCCTTCAACA ACATTAGGAACTGGATTCGTAATATCGAACAGCATGCTTCAGATAATGTTAACAAGATCTTGGTAGGGAACAAGGCTGACATGGATGAAAGCAAGAGG GCAGTACCTACAGCAAAGGGTCAGGCTCTTGCTGATGAGTACGGAATCAAGTTCTTCGAAACA AGTGCCAAGACAAACCTAAACGTGGAAGAAGTTTTCTTCTCAATAGGGAGGGACATTAAGCAGAGGCTTTCAGACACCGACTCGAGGGCAGAG CCTGCAACTATCAAGATTAGCCAAACAGACCAGGCAGCTGGAGCC GCAGGCAACACAGAAGTCTGCATGCTGTGGAACTTAGAAGTTGAAAGTCTTAAAAAGTGA
- the LOC104790839 gene encoding histone H2B.7, which yields MAPKAEKKPAEKKPVEEKSKAEKAPAEKKPKAGKKLPKEAGAGGDKKKKMKKKSVETYKIYIFKVLKQVHPDIGISSKAMGIMNSFINDIFEKLASESSKLARYNKKPTITSREIQTAVRLVLPGELAKHAVSEGTKAVTKFTSS from the coding sequence ATGGCTCCAAAGGCAGAGAAGAAGCCCGCAGAGAAGAAGCCAGTAGAGGAGAAATCAAAAGCCGAGAAAGCTCCGGcggagaagaaaccaaaagccGGGAAGAAACTCCCGAAAGAAGCTGGAGCTGGAggtgacaagaagaagaagatgaagaagaagagcgtcGAGACGTACAAGATCTATATCTTCAAGGTTTTGAAACAAGTTCATCCCGATATTGGTATTTCGAGCAAAGCTATGGGGATTATGAACAGTTTCATCAACGATATATTCGAGAAGCTCGCTTCGGAGTCGTCTAAGCTCGCTAGGTACAACAAGAAACCTACGATTACTTCTCGGGAGATTCAGACTGCTGTTAGACTTGTTCTTCCTGGTGAGCTCGCTAAGCATGCTGTTTCTGAAGGAACTAAGGCTGTGACTAAATTTACTAGTTCTTGA
- the LOC104790836 gene encoding actin-depolymerizing factor 2, with amino-acid sequence MANAASGMAVHDDCKLKFMELKAKRTFRTIVYKIEDRQVVVEKLGEPEQSYDDFAASLPEDECRYCIYDFDFVTAENCQKSKIFFIAWSPDTAKVRDKMIYASSKDRFKRELDGIQVELQATDPTEMGLDVFKSRTN; translated from the exons ATG GCGAACGCGGCGTCAGGAATGGCTGTGCATGATGATTGCAAGCTAAAATTTATGGAACTGAAGGCGAAACGAACGTTCCGTACCATAGTCTACAAGATTGAGGACAGGCAAGTGGTTGTAGAGAAGCTCGGTGAGCCTGAACAGTCATATGATGACTTTGCAGCGAGTCTTCCAGAAGATGAATGCCGTTACTGCATTTACGATTTCGACTTTGTCACTGCTGAGAACTGCCAGAAGAGCAAGATCTTCTTCATCGCTTg GTCTCCGGACACTGCTAAAGTGAGAGACAAGATGATTTACGCGAGCTCTAAGGATAGGTTCAAGAGAGAACTTGATGGGATTCAAGTGGAGCTTCAAGCTACTGATCCAACCGAAATGGGTCTTGATGTTTTCAAAAGCCGCACCAACTAA
- the LOC104790844 gene encoding histidine--tRNA ligase, chloroplastic/mitochondrial isoform X1 — protein MRGAIHMIVTTRLSSSLRPILLDFVSICSPPRNFSIPRRLICAAATKANGGGGGRSGSIVAPPLLTQDEDFQKIDVNPPKGTRDFPPEDMRLRNWLFNHFKEVSRLFGYEEVDFPVLETEALFLRKAGEEIRDQLYCFEDRGNRRVALRPELTPSLARLVIQKGKSVSLPLKWFAVGQCWRYERMTRGRRREHYQWNMDIIGVPQVTAEAELISSIVTFFKRIGITASDVGFKVSSRKVLQELLTKYGVTEDMFGRVCIIIDKIEKIPIDEIKKELGFTGISEDAIEQLLQVLSVKSLDDLEDILGGAGEAIADLKQLFSLAEKFGYSEWIQFDASVVRGLAYYTGIVFEGFDRKGKLRAICGGGRYDRLLSTYGGDDIPACGFGFGDAVIVELLKEKDLLPELGQEVENIVCALDKDLQGAAATVATALRDKGQTVDLVLESKPLKWVFKRAARVNARRLVLVGKTEWEDGSVSVKVLSSGEQFQVKLSDLE, from the exons ATGCGAGGAGCAATTCATATGATCGTGACGACGCGATTGAGCTCGAGCTTGAGGCCAATTCTTCTTGACTTCGTTTCTATTTGTTCGCCTCCTCGCAACTTCTCTATCCCTAGGCGTTTAATCTGTGCCGCCGCGACCAAGGccaatggaggaggaggaggcaggTCAGGTTCGATTGTGGCTCCTCCGTTGTTGACTCAAGACGAAGACTTTCAGAAGATCGATGTCAACCCACCTAAAGGAACTCGTGATTTCCCTCCTGAAGATATGCGTCTCCGCAATTGGCTCTTCAACCACTTCAAAGAG GTCTCACGGTTATTTGGGTATGAGGAAGTAGATTTTCCAGTACTGGAGACGGAGGCATTGTTCCTCAGAAAAGCAGGGGAAGAGATTAGAGACCAA CTTTACTGCTTTGAAGATAGGGGAAATCGCCGTGTAGCATTGAGGCCTGAGCTTACACCTTCTTTAGCCAGGCTTGTCATACAGAAAGG AAAATCAGTTTCCCTTCCATTGAAGTGGTTTGCTGTTGGGCAGTGTTGGCGATATGAGAGGATGACTAGAGGAAGGCGACGTGAGCATTACCAATGGAATATGGATATTATTGGTGTGCCTCAAGTAACT GCTGAAGCAGAACTAATTTCATCTATAGTCACCTTCTTCAAGCGTATTGGAATCACTGCATCAGATGTGGGTTTTAAGGTTTCAAGCCGCAAG GTTTTACAAGAATTGCTAACAAAATATGGTGTAACAGAAGACATGTTTGGAAGAGTTTGTATCATTATAGACAAG ATAGAAAAGATTCCaattgatgaaataaaaaagGAACTTGGGTTCACGGGAATATCAGAAGATGCTATTGAACAGTTGCTGCAAGTGCTTTCTGTGAAGTCTTTGGATGATTTGGAAG ATATACTTGGTGGAGCAGGAGAAGCCATTGCAGATTTGAAACAACTCTTCTCACTTGCTGAAAAGTTTGGTTATTCAGAATGGATACAGTTTGATGCATCTGTTGTTCGCGGTCTTGCTTATTACACTGGTATCGTCTTTGAG GGATTTGATCGAAAAGGGAAGCTGCGAGCTATATGTGGTGGTGGGAGATATGACAGATTACTCTCTACTTATGGAGGTGATGACATTCCTGCCTGTGGTTTTGGTTTCGGCGATGCTGTAATTGTTGAA TTGCTCAAGGAGAAGGATTTGTTACCAGAACTGGGACAAGAAGTAGAGAACATTGTATGTGCTTTGGACAAAGATCTCCAAGGAGCTGCAGCCACCGTTGCAACTGCTCTCAGAGACAAAGGCCAAACGGTTGATTTGGTATTGGAGAGTAAACCGCTGAAGTGGGTGTTCAAGAGGGCAGCTCGGGTAAATGCAAGAAGGCTGGTTCTGGTTGGGAAGACAGAGTGGGAAGATGGTTCGGTCAGTGTGAAGGTGTTGTCTTCAGGTGAACAGTTCCAAGTCAAACTCAGTGACTTAGAGTAG